A genome region from Phycisphaerales bacterium includes the following:
- the nth gene encoding endonuclease III: protein MPNQRRPRSSEPPTVTTAQKARAKRILQALRKRYPDAHCELTYTTAHELLVATILSAQSTDRAVNKVTPTLFSAFPSPLDYAKTTPEKIQPLIKTIGLFRNKAKSIHASMTRIQEVFDGQVPNNMQDLLTLRGVARKTANVVLGNAYDINVGVVVDTHVSRLANRFNLSQQSRPDLIEQDLMALFRRDDWTDLSHLLIFHGRQVCKARGATCRDDAICKHYCSNASSSC from the coding sequence ATGCCAAATCAACGTCGCCCTCGATCTTCTGAGCCTCCGACAGTCACCACTGCCCAGAAAGCTCGGGCCAAACGCATCCTCCAGGCACTCCGCAAAAGATATCCAGATGCCCATTGTGAACTGACTTACACAACAGCCCATGAACTGCTCGTGGCAACAATACTGTCCGCCCAATCGACTGATCGTGCCGTTAACAAAGTGACGCCAACACTTTTCAGTGCCTTTCCTAGCCCCCTTGACTATGCGAAAACAACACCTGAGAAAATTCAACCCTTGATCAAGACGATTGGTCTTTTTCGCAACAAAGCCAAGTCTATTCACGCCTCTATGACACGCATACAGGAAGTATTCGATGGGCAGGTACCGAATAATATGCAAGACCTTCTCACACTACGCGGCGTCGCTCGCAAGACTGCCAACGTGGTCCTAGGAAATGCTTACGACATCAACGTTGGCGTCGTTGTTGACACGCATGTTTCTCGTCTGGCCAATCGATTTAACCTGTCGCAACAGAGTCGCCCTGATTTAATTGAGCAAGATCTCATGGCACTTTTCCGGCGCGATGACTGGACCGACCTCAGCCATTTGTTAATTTTTCATGGACGCCAGGTCTGCAAAGCTCGAGGCGCCACCTGTCGGGATGACGCCATCTGTAAGCACTACTGCTCTAACGCTTCGTCTTCGTGTTGA